The Verrucomicrobiia bacterium sequence GCGGATCGCCCACATCGATCAGTCCGTGCAGCCCTCCAGCCATGGCAAAGCCGTGGCCGCGCAGGTCCAGAAACTCGGACTCGGTCGCTGACCTCCCAGCCGACGCGAGCGCAACTTGACCGCCTCAGCCTTGTTCATACTCCCGTGCGAACGCCCACAATAGCGACCACTCTCGCCGGCCTGGTCTGCCTCGCCTTGATCCCCCAGCCCGCCCCGGCGCAGGATTTCCCGGACAGCCCCACTCCCGGCACCGACAACAACCCTTATCGCGCCATCGTCGCCCGCAACGCGTTCCGACTCAGGGAACCGGTCCCGCCACCCCCACCCCCCGAGCCTCCGCCACCCGTCCCCGAAGTCCCCAAGATCGACGTGAAGATCGCCGGACTCGCCGAGATCGGGGGCGTCCGCTACGCCTACCTGGTCGTTCCGGATACCGACCGCCCCGGCCAGTTCGAGTATCCCGCCCTGAGTGACGATCCGTTGCGCGGGCGCAGCGTCCGCCATCGCAGCGGCCTCGAAGTCCGGGAAATCGACCTGAAGCAGCAGACCGTTCGAGTCCTCAATGGCGGCATCGAAACCACCCTCAATCTCAAGGAGAACGGTGTCACTTCCGCCCCCACCCCGGCCGCCCGACCCGCCGCCCAGGCCGCCCGGCAAGCCGTGACCTCAGCCCGCCCCGCAAATCCCCCCGGCACCGCCGCCAGCTCCGGCGTCTCGTCCGAGCCCCTCATCTTCTCCCGCAACCCCAATCGGGCCAGCGGACCCGATGCCATGACCGCCGGCACCGACTACAACACGCAGGCCGGCGGTGCAAACTTCAGCGGCGGCACCGCCAACCTCCCCGCCCGGCCGGTGCGCACCGATCCGAATGCCCCGGTCGTCAATGCCCCCGCCGGTCCCGCCATCCCCGTCGAGCAGCAATACGATGTGCTGATCCGCCAGCGACAGGTCGCCGATTCCCTGGGAATTCCTCTTCCCCCGATCCCCGGACTCCCGGTCCCGTCTCCGCAGGGCGAACCTCCGCCGACCCCGTAGCCCGGGGATCGCTCCCGATCAATCCCCGCCCGGAACGGACCCGATCTCCGACAAGGAGATCGCCCGGTGCTCCCGGGCACTCCGGTACGCCGCCTCCACCAACGCCATCGTCCGAAGATTGTCGCGGCCTCCAATCTCCGGTTCCTCCCCGCGCTCCAACGCCACCAGCAGTTGAGCCATGGTGCCAAGAAAGGCGTCCGGGAACCACGATGTCTTCCACTTCGGCTCGTTGAAGGCAGCATCCCCGCGGACCGCCCAGCGCATCCGGCTTGGCGTCGTGTACGGATCCCGGCACCACCCGATGTCCCCGATCGCCAGCCCTTCCGTCCCTTCCACCCGCCATTCGATCCGCAGGTCCGCCGGGCACCCCTCCCGGGCCGGCCCGGTCCAGGTGTCGTCAATGCCGATGCAGCGAAGCCCGGACGCATACTCGAGGATGTAGGTCGCGATGCCGTCCGTGTGCGGAAACGACGTCCGGGGATCCGTCCGCACACTGCAGTAGATCCGTTCCGGATCCCCGAACCAGTACCGGAAACAGTCGAGGTGATGGATCGACATGATCCGCAGCGTCACCCAGCCCAGATCCTTCTGCCACGGCATCCAGTGGGGAATCGCCCGCATGTCGATGCTGGCCAGGATTGGCTCACCGAGATGCCCGTTTCGGATCAACGTCGCCGCCGCCCGGACGCTCGGGTCGTAGCGCATGTTCTGATTCACCCCCAGAACGATGCCCGCCTCCTCGCAGGCCCGGACCGCTTCCACCGCCTGCGCGTAATCCACCCCGAGCGGTTTCTGCGCCAGGATCCCTCGTACCGTCCGGCGACGGCACGCCTCCAGGATCAACGGCACCTGCGCCGCGGGGGGCACCGCCAGGTCGAGCACTTCGATCCCTCCATCCTCCAGCAGTTCCGCCACCGACGAACAGATCCGCGGTATCCCGTGCCTTTGGGCCACCTCCGCGGCTCTCGTGGCGTCGCGGGCGGCCAGCGCCACCGGACGCAGTCCCGCCTTCCCGTACGCCACAAGATGGCATTCCGAGGCGATGAAACCCGCCCCCACCATCCCGATCCTCCAATCCGTCCGCCCCGGCAATTCCGGTGCAATCCGCCATTCCATGACCCCATTCAACCTCCGCCCCGCCCCCCTTGACCAGCCCCACCCCAGCCTTCCGTCCTGGGATCTTCACGCATCCGACACCTTGCCGCCTTGCTCTCGAGACGTGACTGGCCAACGATCCCGCGGCCCGTGCGGAAACCGGGTGGCCGGGCGCCACACCCCCAGGGGTCGCCGATCCGCCCCATGTCCAACCCAACCGCCCAGCCTCCCCCCGGCCCGGGAATCGTCCCGGCCTCCCGCCGCAGCGCCGTCTATCTCGCCGTACTGGTCATCGGGTACATCGGGGTGTACCTGTGCCGGAAGAACTTCTCCGTGGCCATCCCCATGCTCGGGGAGGCCTTCAACGCTTCCAAGGAGCAGATCGGTCAGATCGCCAGCCTCAGCACCATCGCCTATGTCATCGGTAAATTCGGCTTCGGCGTGGTCATCGACCGCTGGGGCGGCCGGGTCTGTTTTCTCGCCAGCCTGCTCTTCGTCGCCCTCTTTGGTGCGGCCGGCGGCCTCGCCCCGTCGCTCGGCATGCTGACCCTTTTCTACAGCCTCAACCGGCTGGCCGGTTCGGCGGGCTGGGGGGCCATGGTGAAGCTGGTTCCCGACTGGTTCCCGCCCCGCTGGCACGCCTTCGCCATGGCCGTGCTGTCCCTCGGCTTCGTCTTCGGGGGCGTCTGCGCCACCCTGCTCGCCGGCTGGATCGCCGGCGTCTCCGGCAACGACTGGCGCTGGGTGATGGGCGGGCCCTCGATCGTCCTCTTCGCCATCCTCGTCGCCTGCTGGCTCGCCCTCCCCCGTCCCCGTGCCAGGACCGATCCCGCCACCCCCACCCGCGAGGACGGACCCGGCTTCCAATGGAGTCAGGTGACCGAACTCTTCCGCATCCGGCGCTTCTGGGTGGTCTGCGCCCTCAGCTTCACGCTCACCCTGCTGCGCGAGACGTTCAACACCTGGACCGTGGACTTCTTCCGGACCGAAGGGGGGCCCGAAGTCTCGAATCGGATCGCGGCCTTTCTCTCGACCCCGTTCGATGCCTGCGGGGCGGTCGGCATCCTCCTCCTCGGCTGGGTCTTCGGGCGCACCACCTGGGGGCAGCGGAAGGCCCTGCTGTTCGTCATCCTCACCCTGCTGGCCGTCCTGCTCTGGGCCCTTCCCGCCCTGGCCCGCGAGGGGCTTGTCGCCGCCACCGTGGCCGTCGGCCTGGTCGGTTTCCTGACCTACGGACCCTACAGCCTGCTCGCCGGAGTTCTCGCCCTGGAAATCCGCGGCCGTGGCTACGTTGCCACCGTGGCCGGGCTCGTGGATGGCGCGGGGTATCTTGCCGCAGTCATGGCCGGCGCCCAGTTCGGGCGGTTGCTGGACATCGGCGGCTATTCCCTCGCCTTCCCCTGCCTCGCCGTCCTCGCCCAGATCTCCGCCTTCCTCTGCCTCCTCCTCGATCCGCGGCGGTCCGGGCGCCCTAACCCATGAACATCATGACCCTCAGGACCAGCGCGGCGATGGTCAGCAGGGTCAGCATCCCCGCCGGCATGAACTTGCGGGTCTTCTGGTAACGGATCGCGAAAACCACCACCAGGATCGCCAGAATCAGATCGCCCGCGTGCGCCCAGCCCAGCAAGCCCAACGCCGCCGCGGCCAGCAGTGCCCCTGACACCAGCGAGGTGACCAGCGACACCATGCTCCTGGCCTTCACATATCCGTACACGCCCCCGGCAACAAGGACGACCAGGTAGATCCAGAGGATGACTTCGGGTTTCATGAGTCGTTTTTGGGTCGGCGCCAACCCGCCTCCCATCCCTTCAGGGCGGCACGTCGGCGAGCCGCTAGGCTGATTCACCGGGAAACATCCTCCAAGTCCGGAATTTCCAGCCCCGATGGGGTCGGTAACGGGCCAGCGAATTGGAGGGACGAGCTCCGCGAGTCCTCAACCCAACGCTCCACACCGTTGCGGCCTCGTGGAACCCGGCCCTCCGAAGCGCCGCTTGGCGGAATTCGCGCCTTTACCCACAACTCCGGGATGCACGGCGGACCGTCCCGCCCATCGGATTCAACCCCGCCCGGGGACGGTCGCCCGTGCGGCGGAACGGGACGGCCGCTCCCGCAGATGCTCCATCAGCGCCTTCACCGCCTGGCTCTGGAATCGCTGCCCATTCCAGACCATCGCCACCGTCCGGTTCGGCTTCTCACCCCGGAACGATCGATACACGCGCTGGTCACTCGCATCGAGGCCCCGCGCCATTTCCGGGACGATCGAGACTCCGTGGCCCAGGGCGACCAGTTCCTGGATCGTGGCCAGCTGGCTCGTGCGCTCCACGGTCACGGGCTGCACGGACTCCCTCCGGCAAAAGGACGCGATGTTCTCCGACAGGCAATGCACCTCGTTGAGGGTCACGAAGGGGAGGCCCTCCAACGCACCAATCGCCACGGTCTTCGTCGCGGACAACGGATGCCCGGCCGGCAGGACCAGGAGCAGTTCTTCCTCAAACACCGGCTCGACCTCCAATCCCCCGGCCGCCACAGGCAACGCCAGGATGGCCATGTCGATTTCGCCACGAACGCACCGCTTGACCAGGTTGTCCGTCGTGTCCTCCTGGACCACCGTCAGGACGTCCGGGTGCTTCCCGGCAAAGCTCCTCAACAGCCGCGGCAGGAAATAGGGAGCGATGGTCGGAATCGCCCCAAGCCGGATCCGGGCCCGGTGGCCCGCCTCCGACAGCTCGGCGAAGGTGTCCTCCATGAACTGCAGGATCTCCCTCGCGCGATCCAGCAGCCTTTCCCCCAGTTCCGTGAGCACCACTTCCCTCGGCTTCCGCTCAAACAACGGCTGACCCAGTTGCTCCTCCATCTTCTGAATGGCACGGCTCAACGCCGGCTGGGAGAGATGCAGCTCCTCCGCCGCACGCGTGAAGTTCCTCGTCCGCGCCAGGGCCACGAACTGCTCGAGCAGATGAAGACTCAGGTCGTTCCTCACGACCTCAGCCTGGCTATGCGGTCCGTGTATCGCAAGCATACCTCGAATGCATTGGATGCATCGTCCGGTTTTCTGCGATAACCGTAGTTCAGGCCCCGAAACCTCATGACACGACCTCCCTCCATCGAACGACATCCTCCCATGATTCCAACCCCGCGACCGGCGCTGATCGCCGCACTGCTGCTGCCCCTGATGTCCGCTCCCGCCGCGGACCGCCAGGAACCGGCCACCTGTCCCGTGATGGGCCAGCAGGCACCCCCGACCCGGCACACCGTGGCCGGGGCCAGCTCCAACAGCGACTGGTGGCCGAACCAGTTGAACCTCAAACCCCTCCATCAGAACTCCCTCAAGGGCAATCCGATGGGCGGCGGCTTCAACTACGCCGAGGAGTTCAGCAAGCTCGATTACGACGCCTTGAAGAAGGACCTCAGGGAGCTGATGACATCCTCCCAGGACTGGTGGCCGGCTGATTACGGTCACTACGGTCCGCTCTTCATCCGCATGGCCTGGCACAGCGCGGGAACCTATCGCGTCAGTGACGGCCGCGGCGGCGCGGGCTACGGCACGCAGCGGTTCGCCCCGCTCAACAGCTGGCCCGACAACGCCAACCTCGACCGGGCGCGCCGCCTGCTTTGGCCCATCAAGCAGAAGTACGGAAGCCGGATCTCCTGGGCCGACCTGATGGTGCTTACCGGCAACGTCGCCCTCGAGTCCATGGGCTTCAAAACCCTCGGGTTCGCCGGCGGACGCGAGGACGTCTGGGAACCCCAGGAGGACATCTACTGGGGACCGGAAAGCGAGTGGCTCGGCGACATGCGCTACAAGGGCGACCGTCAGTTGGAGAAGCCCCTCGCCGCCGTCCAGATGGGCCTGATTTACGTCAATCCCGAGGGTCCGAACGGCAATCCCGACCCGCTGGCCGCCGCCCGGGACATCCGCGAGACCTTCGCCCGCATGGCCATGAACGACGAGGAGACGGTCGCCCTCATCGCCGGCGGTCACACCTTCGGCAAGGCCCACGGGGCTGCCAGCGCCGACAACATCGGACCCGAACCCGAGGCCGCCCCGATCGAGGAACAGGGATTCGGCTGGAGGAACCGGCATGGCCGGGGCAACGCCCAGGACACCATCACCAGCGGCCTCGAAGGCGCCTGGACCAGCGCCCCCAACCGGTGGTCGCACATGTTCCTCGCCAATCTCTTCGCCTACACCTGGGAACTCACCCGCAGCCCCGCCGGCGCCCACCAGTGGATTCCCGCCGATGGCGCCGGTCAGGGAACCGTGCCGGATGCCCATGACAAATCGAAGAGCCACGCGCCGATCATGTTTACGACGGACCTCGCCCTGAGGATGGATCCCGCCTACGAAAAGATCGCCCGGCGGTTCCTCGAGAACCCGCGGGAATTCGAAATCGCCTTCGCCAGGGCCTGGTTCAAGCTCACCCACCGCGACATGGGTCCCATTGCCCGGTATCTGGGGCCCGAGGTGCCCCGGGAATCGCAGCTCTGGCAGGATCCGGTTCCCCCGGTGGATCATGAACGGATCAGCCAGCAGGACATCGCCCGGCTCAAGACGCGCATCCTCAACTCCGGCCTGTCGATTCCGCAGCTCGTGTCCACCGCCTGGGCCTCCGCCTCCACCTTCCGTGGCAGCGACAAGCGCGGCGGCGCCAACGGTGCCCGCATCCGGCTGGCCCCGCAGAAGGATTGGGAGGTGAACCAGCCCGATCAGCTCGCCACCGTGCTGGCCGCCCTGGAGTCCATCCAGAAGGAGTTCAACAACGCCCAGTCCCGCAGGAAGGTCTCCCTCGCCGACCTCATCGTCCTCGGAGGCTGCGCCGCCGTGGAAGCCGCCGCCAAAAAGGCCGGTCACGACATCCAGGTCCCCTTCACCCCCGGCCGCACCGATGCCACCCAGGACATGACCGATGCCGAATCGTTCGCCGTGCTCGAGCCGAAACAGGACGGCTTCCGCAATTACCTCGGCCGGGAACTCGACCGGCCCGGTCCCGAAACGCTCGTGGACCGCGCCCAGTTGCTCACCCTCACCGCACCCGAAATGACCGTCCTGATCGGCGGCATGCGCGTCCTCGGAACCACCGTCGCCCATCCCGATCTCGGTGTGCTCACCCGGAATCGCGGCGCCCTCAGCAACGACTTCTTCGTGCACCTCCTCAGCATGGACACCGAGTGGAAGGTCTCGCCGCAGTGCGAGCATTTCTACGAGGGACGGGATCGCAGGACCGGCGAGTTGAAGTGGACCGCCACCTCGGTGGATCTGGTGTTCGGAT is a genomic window containing:
- a CDS encoding Gfo/Idh/MocA family oxidoreductase codes for the protein MEWRIAPELPGRTDWRIGMVGAGFIASECHLVAYGKAGLRPVALAARDATRAAEVAQRHGIPRICSSVAELLEDGGIEVLDLAVPPAAQVPLILEACRRRTVRGILAQKPLGVDYAQAVEAVRACEEAGIVLGVNQNMRYDPSVRAAATLIRNGHLGEPILASIDMRAIPHWMPWQKDLGWVTLRIMSIHHLDCFRYWFGDPERIYCSVRTDPRTSFPHTDGIATYILEYASGLRCIGIDDTWTGPAREGCPADLRIEWRVEGTEGLAIGDIGWCRDPYTTPSRMRWAVRGDAAFNEPKWKTSWFPDAFLGTMAQLLVALERGEEPEIGGRDNLRTMALVEAAYRSAREHRAISLSEIGSVPGGD
- a CDS encoding MFS transporter, with the protein product MSNPTAQPPPGPGIVPASRRSAVYLAVLVIGYIGVYLCRKNFSVAIPMLGEAFNASKEQIGQIASLSTIAYVIGKFGFGVVIDRWGGRVCFLASLLFVALFGAAGGLAPSLGMLTLFYSLNRLAGSAGWGAMVKLVPDWFPPRWHAFAMAVLSLGFVFGGVCATLLAGWIAGVSGNDWRWVMGGPSIVLFAILVACWLALPRPRARTDPATPTREDGPGFQWSQVTELFRIRRFWVVCALSFTLTLLRETFNTWTVDFFRTEGGPEVSNRIAAFLSTPFDACGAVGILLLGWVFGRTTWGQRKALLFVILTLLAVLLWALPALAREGLVAATVAVGLVGFLTYGPYSLLAGVLALEIRGRGYVATVAGLVDGAGYLAAVMAGAQFGRLLDIGGYSLAFPCLAVLAQISAFLCLLLDPRRSGRPNP
- a CDS encoding TMEM14 family protein, with protein sequence MKPEVILWIYLVVLVAGGVYGYVKARSMVSLVTSLVSGALLAAAALGLLGWAHAGDLILAILVVVFAIRYQKTRKFMPAGMLTLLTIAALVLRVMMFMG
- a CDS encoding LysR family transcriptional regulator — protein: MLAIHGPHSQAEVVRNDLSLHLLEQFVALARTRNFTRAAEELHLSQPALSRAIQKMEEQLGQPLFERKPREVVLTELGERLLDRAREILQFMEDTFAELSEAGHRARIRLGAIPTIAPYFLPRLLRSFAGKHPDVLTVVQEDTTDNLVKRCVRGEIDMAILALPVAAGGLEVEPVFEEELLLVLPAGHPLSATKTVAIGALEGLPFVTLNEVHCLSENIASFCRRESVQPVTVERTSQLATIQELVALGHGVSIVPEMARGLDASDQRVYRSFRGEKPNRTVAMVWNGQRFQSQAVKALMEHLRERPSRSAARATVPGRG
- the katG gene encoding catalase/peroxidase HPI; translation: MGQQAPPTRHTVAGASSNSDWWPNQLNLKPLHQNSLKGNPMGGGFNYAEEFSKLDYDALKKDLRELMTSSQDWWPADYGHYGPLFIRMAWHSAGTYRVSDGRGGAGYGTQRFAPLNSWPDNANLDRARRLLWPIKQKYGSRISWADLMVLTGNVALESMGFKTLGFAGGREDVWEPQEDIYWGPESEWLGDMRYKGDRQLEKPLAAVQMGLIYVNPEGPNGNPDPLAAARDIRETFARMAMNDEETVALIAGGHTFGKAHGAASADNIGPEPEAAPIEEQGFGWRNRHGRGNAQDTITSGLEGAWTSAPNRWSHMFLANLFAYTWELTRSPAGAHQWIPADGAGQGTVPDAHDKSKSHAPIMFTTDLALRMDPAYEKIARRFLENPREFEIAFARAWFKLTHRDMGPIARYLGPEVPRESQLWQDPVPPVDHERISQQDIARLKTRILNSGLSIPQLVSTAWASASTFRGSDKRGGANGARIRLAPQKDWEVNQPDQLATVLAALESIQKEFNNAQSRRKVSLADLIVLGGCAAVEAAAKKAGHDIQVPFTPGRTDATQDMTDAESFAVLEPKQDGFRNYLGRELDRPGPETLVDRAQLLTLTAPEMTVLIGGMRVLGTTVAHPDLGVLTRNRGALSNDFFVHLLSMDTEWKVSPQCEHFYEGRDRRTGELKWTATSVDLVFGSNSQLRAIAEVYASDDGRAKFVADFVAAWTKVMNLDRFDLKRG